A single genomic interval of Arachis duranensis cultivar V14167 chromosome 7, aradu.V14167.gnm2.J7QH, whole genome shotgun sequence harbors:
- the LOC107459449 gene encoding protein FAR-RED ELONGATED HYPOCOTYL 3-like, which translates to MSHVVWKSYIKDTFDRNWNDFLTKYGLEGNKWLSELYEDRHIWIPVYLDHHFWAGMRNTQRSESMHSFFNKFITRNSFLRQFVKHYDNCLASREQREREFDAADFHTMIPYATKSVIEVEFQHVYTHEKFRKVQAQFRGKVNCITRSMHSTLGFTTYKVVEQVADSTFNKFVITYDAVSREVKYQCLLFESRGILCRHSLSVLSFERVDNGAPKYIPEHWSKNIKRRHTHIKSSQDEPLLELRSKRFDELVFRSHNIYEFASKSDELTRILHWKFDKVMAEMQEYQERSKGKSLLYHEEATLSDVNDLQSPPRIKTRGRLKNKLGLNFEKKDLKCHEEKEKDSSKRSKIDLLLIR; encoded by the exons ATGAGCCATGTTGTTTGGAAATCGTACATAAAAGACACATTTGATAGAAACTGGAACGATTTTCTCACAAAGTACGGCCTCGAAGGCAACAAGTGGCTGTCAG AGCTGTACGAGGATCGGCATATATGGATTCCAGTTTActtggatcaccacttctgggcCGGGATGAGAAacacacaaaggagcgagagcatgcattcatttttcaACAAGTTCATTACACGCAACAGCTTTTTGAGACAATTCGTGAAGCACTATGACAATTGCCTAGCAAGCAGAgagcaaagagagagagaatttgatgctgcagattttcacACCATGATACCTTACGCAACAAAATCAGTAATAGAGGTAGAGTTTCAGCATGTCTATACCCATGAGAAGTTCAGGAAAGTTCAAGCTCAATTCAGAGGTAAAGTGAACTGTATCACAAGATCAATGCATTCCACCCTAGGTTTCACAACATACAAAGTCGTAGAGCAGGTTGCTGACTCCACATTCAACAAGTTTGTCATCACCTACGACGCAGTATCACGAGAGGTAAAGTACCAATGCTTACTGTTTGAGTCAAGGGGCATATTGTGCCGCCATTCCCTAAGCGTACTAAGCTTTGAACGAGTGGATAACGGGGCACCGAAATACATACCGGAACATTGGAGCAAGAACATAAAGAGGAggcacacacacatcaagagcagccaaGATGAGCCTCTACTGGAGCTGAGAAGTAAAAGATTCGACGAATTGGTGTTTCGGTCACACAATATATACGAATTTGCATCCAAGTCTGATGAGTTGACCAGAATTCTGCACTGGAAATTTGACAAGGTCATGGCTGAGATGCAAGAATATCAAGAGAGAAGCAAAGGAAAAAGTTTGTTATACCACGAAGAAGCAACATTGAGCGATGTGAACGACCTTCAAAGCCCGCCACGCATCAAAACAAGAGGCCGGCTCAAGAACAAACTTGGattaaactttgaaaaaaaagatcTCAAATgccatgaagaaaaagaaaaagacagctCCAAGCGAAGTAAAATTGACTTGCTTTTGATTaggtaa
- the LOC107459899 gene encoding 7-ethoxycoumarin O-deethylase, which translates to MESALPYYWWNVEMKNSTFFSALEQIKTTTTDSTNNVQNHSFIFPLNFSYLSLSLITLLFTCIFAHFLHARNTKPKLPLPPGPSLFIMLTNLFEFIRKPQQTLAKIAKLYAPDIMLLRLGQSTTVIISSPNIAKEVLQTNDLLFSDRTVPSIVTSLDHHNYSLPFLPVCPLWRDFRRICNDQLFANKTLDASQGLRRKKLQDLLNDMQKYGRTGKAVDVGHAAFRACINFLSYTFVSEDFVESVENGEYKDIVSTLLKLTGSTNVVDIFPCLKIFDPQGLHRHTINYLTKFFHSLDKLIDKRLKLREEPHYVTNNDMLDTLLDISQEDSQKMDRRKIRHFLLDLLVAGTDTTAYGLERTMTEVLHNPEVMFKAKQELEQNIGRGNPIDESDIAKLPYLQAIVKESLRLHPPAPLLLPRKAKVDVEISGYRIPQGTRVLINEWAIGRNPNVWDDANLFLPERFLGSKIDVKGRDFQLTPFGSGRRICPGSPLAMRMIHVMFGSLINSFDWKIENMDKDLPLRAIPIIINN; encoded by the exons ATGGAATCAGCATTACCATACTACTGGTGGAATGTTGAAATGAAGAACTCAACATTCTTTAGTGCACTCGAACAAATTAAAACTACTACTACGGATTCAACAAACAATGTTCAAAATCATAGCTTCATATTTCCTCTTAACTTTTCATACCTTTCCCTTTCACTAATAACCCTCTTATTCACATGCATTTTCGCCCACTTTCTTCATGCACGAAACACAAAACCAAAGCTTCCACTTCCACCAGGACCATCCCTTTTTATCATGTTAACAAACCTCTTTGAATTTATAAGAAAGCCACAACAAACATTGGCCAAGATTGCTAAGCTTTATGCCCCAGACATAATGCTTTTGAGGCTTGGCCAATCAACCACTGTAATAATCTCTTCACCAAACATTGCCAAAGAAGTTCTCCAAACCAATGATTTGTTGTTCTCCGATCGAACGGTTCCGAGTATTGTGACTTCCCTAGATCACCATAACTATAGCTTGCCATTTCTTCCTGTCTGTCCTCTTTGGAGAGACTTCAGGAGAATATGCAACGACCAATTATTCGCCAATAAGACCCTTGATGCGAGTCAAGGTCTTAGGCGTAAGAAGCTTCAAGATCTTCTTAACGATATGCAAAAATACGGCCGGACTGGCAAAGCCGTTGATGTAGGGCATGCGGCTTTTAGGGCATGCATAAATTTCTTGTCCTATACTTTTGTGTCCGAGGATTTTGTTGAATCTGTAGAGAATGGAGAGTACAAGGACATTGTGTCCACTCTCTTGAAACTAACAGGATCAACTAATGTGGTTGATATTTTTCCATGTTTAAAGATTTTTGATCCTCAAGGTCTTCATAGACACACTATTAATTACCTTACCAagttcttccacagcttggacAAGTTAATTGACAAAAGGTTGAAGCTAAGAGAAGAACCGCATTATGTCACAAATAATGATATGTTGGACACACTACTTGACATTTCTCAAGAAGATAGCCAAAAAATGGACAGGAGAAAGATCAGACACTTTTTACTT GACCTACTTGTTGCAGGAACAGATACAACAGCATATGGATTAGAAAGAACAATGACAGAAGTACTCCACAATCCAGAAGTAATGTTCAAAGCCAAACAAGAATTAGAACAAAACATTGGGCGTGGTAACCCTATTGATGAATCAGATATTGCAAAACTGCCATACTTACAAGCAATTGTAAAAGAGAGTTTACGGTTACACCCTCCAGCTCCACTCTTGCTTCCAAGAAAAGCTAAGGTTGATGTGGAAATCTCAGGTTATAGGATCCCACAAGGTACAAGGGTCCTCATAAATGAATGGGCTATTGGAAGAAACCCTAATGTGTGGGACGATGCCAATTTGTTCTTGCCTGAGAGATTCTTGGGATCTAAAATTGATGTTAAAGGAAGAGATTTTCAGCTGACACCATTCGGAAGTGGAAGAAGAATTTGTCCTGGCTCACCATTAGCCATGAGAATGATTCATGTCATGTTCGGATCTTTGATCAATTCTTTTGATTGGAAAATTGAAAACATGGACAAAGATCTACCACTGAGAGCTATTCCTATCATAATCAACAACTAA
- the LOC107459450 gene encoding uncharacterized protein LOC107459450 produces the protein MRDIHFWDMCQGLGVRQKFSSVKHRQTNGQVEATNKVIFQGIRKWLDQKKGAWADELASVLWSYRTTPQSSTEETPFRLTFGVDALIPVEVGELSPWLLHGGVEEVVEKDLVDETREMSHLSETALK, from the exons ATGAGAGATATTCATTTCTGGGACATGTGCCAGG GCCTAGGCGTAAGGCAGAAGTTCTCGTCGGTAAAGCATCGACAGACCAATGGCCAAGTTGAAGCCACAAACAAAGTCATCTTCCAAGGAATTAGGAAATGGCTTGACCAGAAGAAGGGAGCATGGGCAGACGAACTCGCATCAGTCTTGTGGTCCTATAGAACAACACCACAATCCTCCACTGAGGAGACCCCTTTTCGACTTACCTTTGGGGTCGATGCATTGATTCCCGTGGAGGTGGGGGAACTGAGCCCATGGTTACTCCATGGTGGAGTCGAAGAAGTTGTGGAGAAGGATCTGGTTGACGAGACCAGGGAGATGTCTCACTTGTCAGAGACGGCATTGAAATAG